The segment TTCCACCTCTTTGGCCAAAATGGTCTCCTCCAGAAGGCGGATCCCCTCAGGGTCCGGCAGGTGGCGGTAAGGCATGAGGGGGAGAACCTCATAGCCCCTTTCCTCCAACGCCTGTTCCAGGAGGGGTAGGGGCTTGCCGTAAAGCTGGAGGGCGGCCACTCCAGGTTCTTGGGGTAGGAGAGGCAGGAGGCTTGGCGTGGTCCCGTCTCCTACCCCATGAGGGGCAAGCCCTAGGTCCCTGAGTACCCGGGCGGCCTTGGCCCCCCGGGCCAAGCGGAGGGCTTTCTCCAGGCTCCCCTTCAGGTCTAGTTCCAAAACCCGCCCTCCTTCCAAAAGCTCCCTTACCCCTATCCCGGTGGTGGCCACGAAGAGATCCACCCCTTCTC is part of the Thermus caldilimi genome and harbors:
- a CDS encoding uroporphyrinogen-III synthase, which codes for MRIAYAGLRRREEFKSLATKLGLIPLLLPVQATEKVPVPEYQDHLRRLGEGVDLFVATTGIGVRELLEGGRVLELDLKGSLEKALRLARGAKAARVLRDLGLAPHGVGDGTTPSLLPLLPQEPGVAALQLYGKPLPLLEQALEERGYEVLPLMPYRHLPDPEGIRLLEETILAKEVEAVAFVAAIQVEFLFEGARNPSELRRTFQHEVKALAVGRVTADALREWGVQPFYVDEQERLGSMLQGFLRLYREVA